The DNA sequence GAGGGCGCCGAAGGTTCCCCCGGCGGAGCTGCCTCCCGAGGAGCGGTACAAGAAGGCCAAGGAGATCTGTTACGACCTCCTGGCCGTGCGTGCGCGTACTCAGGAGGAGCTCCGGCAGGCTTTGCGCCGCAAGGGGTTCGACGAGGAGACCAGCGAAACCCTGCTCGGCAAGCTGGACCGGGCAGGGTTGGTGAACGACGCGGAGTTCGCCGAGCTGTGGGTGAAGTCGCGGCACGAGACGCAGGGCCTGTCGCGCACCGCCCTGATGGCCGAGCTGCGGCGCAAGGGCGTCGACGACGAGGTCGCCGCCCAGGCGGCGGGTGAGGTCGACCGCGAGTCCGAGGAGCAGATGGCCAGGGAACTGGTCCGCAAGCGTCTCGGCTCCCTGGGCAACGTCGACGAACAGACAGCACTGCGGCGGCTGCTCGGCTTCCTGGCGCGCAAGGGCTACCCGCAGGGGCTGGCGTACACCGTCATCAAGGAGGAACTCCGCGAGTACGGCGCGGAGTCCACCCTCCTCGACGACGCGTTCATCGACTGACCTCGCGGCCGGTCGGCGGGGAGCCGAGCCGGGGCTTCGGCTCTCCGGGTCAGGCAGCCTGGTGCGGCAGACCGTAGTCGCCGCTGTGGCTCTGCGCCGGCGGCGTGTGCGTGTCGCCCGCCGGGCACCGGGAAGCCGCGGTTTGCGGCCCGTAGAACATCCCCTGGCACTTGTCGCACCACCGCCAGCCGGACTGCCGGCCGGGATCCGCGGCGGCGTTGTGGAATGGGCTGTAGTCCGAGCTACCACCCTGGCCGGGCAAGGCGTGGGTATCCCCGGCCGGACAACGAGAGCGGGCGACGGCGGGTCCGTAGAACAGGCCCAGGCACTTGGTGCAGCCCCGCCAGCCGCCCTGTCTGTCGGTGGCCGCGATGGCGTTCACGGGCAGCGAGTAGTCGCCGCTGTGACTCTGATCCGCCGGTCGGTGGGTATCACCGGCCGGGCAGCGCGAGTCGGTCCACCGGCCGCCGAAATAGAGTCCTTGGCACTTGTCGCACCACCGCCAGTCGCGCTGCGTCGGCAGGTCGCCGCCACCCAGCCGCTCGACCTGGACGAAGAGGGAGTAGACACCGCGAAGGTACGGATCGTCCTGAAAGGACAGTTCGACTATTCCGGAGCCGAGGCCCTGCCCGTTGCTGGTGATCAGGTAGTCGGCGGTCTCGGTGTTCAGCGCGATGGAGACCGGGTTGAAGACGAAACCGCCGGGATCGTCGGGGTTGCGCTGGATGCCGATCGGACGACGCTGCGCCTTCCCGAGCGGCGACCACAAACCGGCCAGCGTTCCGACGGTCTGGATACCGAGCGAAACCGCATCGAAGATGGGCTTGGAAACGGGCCAGATCTTGCCGAAGATCTCTTTGGCGCGCTGTCCGTACGCCTGGTCGGTCTGCACTTGCCAGGCCAGCCAGCCGTCCCAGAAGCCCGCACCGGGGTCCCATTCCCAAATCGTCGGGGTGACGATGACCATGTCCTGTTCGGGCTCCAAGGGGGACTTGTCCCCGGAAACGATCCCGCCACGATCCGACGCCGAACCCGCCTGAATCCGGTTCGGCAGGTTCCAGGTGTCGCCCATGAGCTCGCTCTCGCTGTCCAGCGTGCGCTGAACAGCCCCGTCCGGACCGACGACCTTGGTGTTGACGGCCAGGAACACCTCGTCGTGCTTGCCGTCCCAGTTGAACGCGTCATCCCAAGTCTCGTTGTGGCACCAGTAGCCATTGCATTGCTCGGCCCGACCGTGTCGGCATGTCCGCTCCGCCACTCGGTTGGCATGCAGCAGATCGATCATGTCATGCCGGTTTCCGGTGTTGAATCCTCGCGATTCGAGGGAGTCAGGTTGACGGCCGTCCGGCGGTGGTGGGCACCCTCGTTTGTCCGGATGGTCGCCGGCGGTCGGAGCGGTGCTTGCGGACCGCGAGCAGCAGTACTGCCAGCAGCCCCATCGCGGCGCATGTCACCACGGCCGACAGCACCAGGAACTCGTTCAGCTGACCGGCCGCCAGGTACGCGCCCAGTGCCACCGCCACCACGGCGCACACCGCGCGGTCCACAATGGACTCCATGGACAGGAGCGTCGCGCGGTAGCGGGAGTCCGGGATGGAGTCGTTCAGCAGCTGCTTCTGCACCGGGAACGAAATCCCCGTCGCCACCGCGAAGACGCACAGCGCGATCACCGTCGCGAAGGAGCCCACGAACACGATCACGCCCAGGCACAACGCCATCACGATGGTCAGCGTGAACACCGAGCCCACCGGGCCGATCGCGCGGCGGAGGCGGTGGGGGCGGGCCGCGCCCAGGGCTTCGAAGATCGTCATCGCGGCCAGGACCGCGCCGTACCAGTTCACCGAGAGCGACTTCGACTCCAGGATCGGCTGGAACAGGTTCACCTGGCAGATGCGGACGAGCGTGAACATCGCGATGCCCTGCACCATCAGCAGCGCCAGCCACCGGGACGACCGCAGCGCGGACACCGCGCCGCCGACGCCGGACAGGAGCGATGCCGTTTTGCCCGAAGTGCGGCGGCCGCCGGGGATCGGCGGGAGCTTGGCCGCGAACGCCAGTGCGATCCCCGCGTTGATCGCCGTCAGCCAGTACGGGGAAGGGAGGTTCCACGTCATCAGCAAGCCGATCACCGGCCAGTACACGATCTTGCCGACCAGGCTGTACGCGCGGCCGGCCCCTTCGACGCGGAGGTAGTGCTCTCCTTCGCCGTGGGCGTGCAGGTACTCGTACAGGTACGCGCTCTGCGCGCCGGACACCAGTGACCGGGCCAGCGCGATCAGGATGAAGTGCGTCAGGAACCCCGCGTACGAGCCCAGGAACACCGGCACCAGGTTCGCCACCACCAGCACACCGGCGCCCGCCGTCAGCGAGGTGCGGTAGTCGAAGCGGTCGGCGATCAGGCCCGTCGGGATCTCCAGCAGGCAGAACACGATGTAGTAGATGCTCTGGATGCCGAAGATCTCGCCGTCGGAGAGGCCGGCGAGCTTCTGGTACTGGTAGAAGATCGGCACCCACAGCAGCAGGCCGAAGAAGAACTGGAACCCGTAGGTCAGCCGGACGGCGCGCTGAACGGCGGGTTTCGCGGGCAGGCGAAAGCCCAGCATGGTGGTGTCTCCTGGAGAATCAAACGGAATACGGACGCAGCTGCACGAGGTGGATGTGGTCGCGGTCGGCGAGCCACTCGACGTCCACCGGCGAGTCGAACGTGTAGTCGGGCGAGAAGTGGCCCTGCAGGAGGCGGCCGGCGACGGCGAGCCGTTGCAGCTGCTCGTGGGCGGCTTCGTCGAGGTCCTCGGACGCGTCGCCGAGCGACACCGTGCGGCCGCCGCCCTCGACCGTCGAATACAGGTACTGCATCGGCAGGGCCGACCCCTCGACGACGTCGGTGACCCGGGGCGACACGTTGACGTACACCGTGCGGAAGTCCGCGCGGTTCATCGGGTTCGTCGTCACCAGCACGCCGCCGAAGTCGGCCGTGACCTGCTCCTGGATCACGACACCCATGTAGCAGTCGTCGAGGGAGATCCCGGCCTGCCGGCGCAGGCGGACGCTGCGCACCGACACCAGCGACGCCCAGACCTCCTTGACGCTGGCGAAGATCCGCTCGGCGGTGGTGACGTGGTTGAGCGACTCGTAGATGCCGGCGGCCGAGAACCCGGCGAGGTCTTCGGCGTTCGACGAACTGCGCACGACGAACGAGCGCACGCCGGCCAGCTGCGACACCAGCGCGGAGTCGATCTCGCCGGCCAGCGCGCCCGGCATGCGGGCCGACCGGATCAGCGTCTGCAGCTCGACGCACAGCGGCTCGATCTCCCGCGCGTCCAGTTCCAGGGCCATCTTCAGCTTGCCGATGGCCTGCTGGATCCGCGGCGACGACTCCAGGAACCGCCGCTGCAGCGAGAACGGCACGGCGATCCCGCGGGGCACGCGGACGCGCTCGTCGAGCAGGCGGCGAGCCGCGGCGGTCAGGTCGGGGACCGCCGGGCCCGAAGCGGGATCGGCGGGGACGTCCAGCAGCCGGGCCAGGTATGGCAGCAGGTTGTCGCGCGGGGGACGCGGTACCTGGTAGAAGCCGAGCAGGCGCTCCGAACCGCGGGCCAGGACGTGGTGCAGCTCGCCGAGGTTGGCCGCCTTGGTGCCGTAGCGGTAGCGGTCGGCCGCGCGCAGCCGCGCGAGGTTCACGATCGGGCTGTGGTCGGCTTCCGGCTGCTCCAGCGTGACGCGCTGGGCGTACCAGCTCGGCGGTGTCGCCGCGGCCGGCGCGGGGATCTCCCGCAGGGACAGCGCCTGGGTGTCCACTGTGTACTCGACCCACTTGCCGTCGAGGCCGCGGCGGTCGACTTCGGCGAGGGCGCCGAGCTGGACGGCGTTCGGGATCTGCCAGCCGGTGGCCAGCACGTTGGTGTGCGACAACGGCGTCGTGTGCCGGGCGTTGACGATGCCGGACAGCCGCGGGACGTCGTCGGGGACGCGGTCCATCACGATGATGTCCGTCCAGTCCAGCGTGGCCGCCCGGTACTCGGCCTCGGTGCGGAACGCGCGCAGCCGTCCGGTGGCCGTGCCGGGGTTCAGCGCCACGAACGGCGCCGTGGAGAACAGCTCGTGCGCGAAGACGCGGGGCAGCTCGTCCGCCGGGATCTCCCGGACGATCCGCTCCTGCAGCTGGTTGGCCGGCTTGAACACCAGCGGCAGCGCCGGGTCGACGTACTCCGCGACGAAGGCGTGGAACTCGCGGATCAGCGCCGCCGGCATCGTGTCGACCTCGACCGTCTCCAGCGAAAGCAGCTGCGGGTGCCGGGCGAGGATGCCGAGCAGGAACCGGCGGTCCGGTGCGTGGTAGAACGCCTGGTTGTACGAGTCGATCTCCGCGCGCACCCGTTCTCCGGGGACGCCGAGGATCTCTTCGCCGATATAGATCGCGTGAAAGGAATGGCGCGCGTCGTTCAGGAAGTGGATCACCGAGGTTTCCCGGTCCACCACGACTTTCACGAAGGAATAGCCGCCGAGGGTGCCGCCCAGCTGGTGGAGGGCGGACAGCGAAAGGCGTTCGCCGACCAGTGCGGCGACGTTCTCGGGGGCAGGACTGGGGGCGACCACATCGGTCAGGGACACCGGATCTCCTCGCTCGAAACAGCGAGGGGAAACGATAACAGGCCGGTAAATCACCCACCGGTGCCGCGATTGCTCCATTCACCGGGATTCATGACCGCCGCCACACCCGCTCGGAGCACCGTTCCAGAGTGCTGGAACGGTGCTCCCGGAATGCGGACGCGGATTCCGCCGTTCGGGCGTGGCGATGACGCGGGGTGATCTCCGCTACAGCTTCGCGGCTTCCGCGGCCAGCTTCTCGATCGTGGCGACGTCCAGCGAGGACGTCAGCCACGAACCGCCGATGCAGCCGACGTTCGGCAGCGCCAGGTACGAGGGTGCCGTGGCCGCCGTGATCCCGCCGGTCGGGCAGAACTTCAGCGACGGCAGCGGGCCCGCGATCGACTTCAGGTACGCGACCCCGCCCGACGCCTCCGCCGGGAAGAACTTCAGCGCCGAAAGCCCGCGCTCCGCCAGCCGCATCGCCTCGGACACGGTGCTCGCGCCGGGCAGGAACGGCAGGCCGGTCTCGAAGCACGCGTCGACGACCGCGTCGGTGCAGCCCGGCGTCACGAGGAACTTCGCCCCCGCGTCGGCGGCCTGCTTCGCGTGCTCCGGCGCGGTGACGGTGCCGGCGCCGATGACGATGTCCGGCACCTCGGCGGCGATGCGCTCGATCGCGGACAGCGCCGCTCGCGTGCGCAGGGTCAGCTCGATGACCCCGATCCCGCCGGCGAGCAGCGCCCGGGCCGTGGGCACGGCGTCGCCGGCGTCGTCGAGCACCACGACGGGCATCACGGGGGACAGCTCGAGCAGGTCCTGACCGGTGGTCACTGACCGACCTCCTGGGTTGCGAAAGCGGGCGTTCCGAAGTGCTCCGGAGTCAAGCCGCCGAACACCGAAGCGCCCTGGTCGGCGGGGCCGACCGCACGGCGCAACGCGGCGAACAGCTCTCGGCCGGTGCCGGTCCAGGATGCTTCGGACGGCGGCGAGTCCACAAGCTCACGCCGGGCGAGTTCTTCGTCACCGACCAGCACGTCGAGGCTGCCCGAGGAAGCGTCGAGGCGGATGACGTCGCCGTCGGCGACGCGCGCGATCGGGCCGCCCGCCGCGGCTTCCGGGGTCACCTGGATGGCGGCCGGGATCTTGCCCGACGCGCCCGACATCCGGCCGTCGGTGAGCAACGCCACGGCGTGCCCGCGGTCCATCAGCACGCCCAGCGCCGGGGTGAGGCCGTGCAGCTCCGGCATGCCGTTCGCCCGCGGGCCCTGCTGCCGGATCACCACCACGACGTCGCGGTCCAGCTCGCCCGCCTCGAACGCGGCCGTGAACGCCCCCTGGGTGGTGAACACCCGCGCCGG is a window from the Amycolatopsis sp. cg9 genome containing:
- a CDS encoding MFS transporter, which gives rise to MLGFRLPAKPAVQRAVRLTYGFQFFFGLLLWVPIFYQYQKLAGLSDGEIFGIQSIYYIVFCLLEIPTGLIADRFDYRTSLTAGAGVLVVANLVPVFLGSYAGFLTHFILIALARSLVSGAQSAYLYEYLHAHGEGEHYLRVEGAGRAYSLVGKIVYWPVIGLLMTWNLPSPYWLTAINAGIALAFAAKLPPIPGGRRTSGKTASLLSGVGGAVSALRSSRWLALLMVQGIAMFTLVRICQVNLFQPILESKSLSVNWYGAVLAAMTIFEALGAARPHRLRRAIGPVGSVFTLTIVMALCLGVIVFVGSFATVIALCVFAVATGISFPVQKQLLNDSIPDSRYRATLLSMESIVDRAVCAVVAVALGAYLAAGQLNEFLVLSAVVTCAAMGLLAVLLLAVRKHRSDRRRPSGQTRVPTTAGRPST
- a CDS encoding PEP/pyruvate-binding domain-containing protein, which gives rise to MSLTDVVAPSPAPENVAALVGERLSLSALHQLGGTLGGYSFVKVVVDRETSVIHFLNDARHSFHAIYIGEEILGVPGERVRAEIDSYNQAFYHAPDRRFLLGILARHPQLLSLETVEVDTMPAALIREFHAFVAEYVDPALPLVFKPANQLQERIVREIPADELPRVFAHELFSTAPFVALNPGTATGRLRAFRTEAEYRAATLDWTDIIVMDRVPDDVPRLSGIVNARHTTPLSHTNVLATGWQIPNAVQLGALAEVDRRGLDGKWVEYTVDTQALSLREIPAPAAATPPSWYAQRVTLEQPEADHSPIVNLARLRAADRYRYGTKAANLGELHHVLARGSERLLGFYQVPRPPRDNLLPYLARLLDVPADPASGPAVPDLTAAARRLLDERVRVPRGIAVPFSLQRRFLESSPRIQQAIGKLKMALELDAREIEPLCVELQTLIRSARMPGALAGEIDSALVSQLAGVRSFVVRSSSNAEDLAGFSAAGIYESLNHVTTAERIFASVKEVWASLVSVRSVRLRRQAGISLDDCYMGVVIQEQVTADFGGVLVTTNPMNRADFRTVYVNVSPRVTDVVEGSALPMQYLYSTVEGGGRTVSLGDASEDLDEAAHEQLQRLAVAGRLLQGHFSPDYTFDSPVDVEWLADRDHIHLVQLRPYSV
- the eda gene encoding bifunctional 4-hydroxy-2-oxoglutarate aldolase/2-dehydro-3-deoxy-phosphogluconate aldolase is translated as MTTGQDLLELSPVMPVVVLDDAGDAVPTARALLAGGIGVIELTLRTRAALSAIERIAAEVPDIVIGAGTVTAPEHAKQAADAGAKFLVTPGCTDAVVDACFETGLPFLPGASTVSEAMRLAERGLSALKFFPAEASGGVAYLKSIAGPLPSLKFCPTGGITAATAPSYLALPNVGCIGGSWLTSSLDVATIEKLAAEAAKL
- a CDS encoding regulatory protein RecX, which gives rise to MARAPKVPPAELPPEERYKKAKEICYDLLAVRARTQEELRQALRRKGFDEETSETLLGKLDRAGLVNDAEFAELWVKSRHETQGLSRTALMAELRRKGVDDEVAAQAAGEVDRESEEQMARELVRKRLGSLGNVDEQTALRRLLGFLARKGYPQGLAYTVIKEELREYGAESTLLDDAFID